In Triticum aestivum cultivar Chinese Spring chromosome 5B, IWGSC CS RefSeq v2.1, whole genome shotgun sequence, the following proteins share a genomic window:
- the LOC123113393 gene encoding cytochrome P450 81Q32 yields MDKAYIAVLTIAFLFLLHYISGKISNGRRGKGAVQLPPSPPVIPFLGHLHLVEKPFHAALRRLAARLGPVFSLRLGSRRAVVVSSAECARECFTEHDVTFANRPRFPSQLLVSFDGAALATSSYGPHWRNLRRVAAVQLLSAHRVACMSGVIAGEVRAMARRLFRAAAAAPGDAARVQLKRRLFELSLSVLMETIAQTKGTRSEADADTDMSVEAQEFKKVVDEIIPYLGAANTWDYLPVLRWFDVFGVRNKILAAVSRRDAFLHRLIDNERRRLDDAGAEGDKKSMIAVLLNLQKTEPEVYTHTMITALCANLFGAGTETTSTTTEWAMSLLLNHPEALRKAQAEIDATVGTTRLVTADDVPRLAYLQCIVSETLRLYPAAPMLLPHQSSADCKVGGYNVPSGTMLMVNAYAIHRDPAAWERPLEFVPERFEGGKAEGRFMIPFGMGRRRCPGETLALRTIGMVLATLVQCFDWERVDGAEVDMTEGGGLTIPKAVPLEAVCRPRPAMRDVLQSL; encoded by the exons ATGGATAAGGCATACATTGCCGTCCTCACCATCGCCTTCCTCTTCCTGCTCCACTACATTTCAGGCAAGATCAGCAATGGCAGGCGCGGCAAGGGCGCCGTGCAGCTGCCGCCAAGCCCCCCGGTCATCCCCTTCCTCGGCCATCTCCACCTCGTGGAGAAACCGTTCCACGCCGCGCTGCGCCGCCTGGCCGCGCGCCTCGGCCCGGTCTTCTCGCTGCGGCTCGGCTCGCGCCGCGCCGTGGTGGTGTCGTCGGCGGAGTGCGCCAGGGAGTGCTTCACGGAGCACGACGTGACGTTCGCCAACCGGCCCCGGTTCCCGTCGCAGCTGCTCGTGTCCTTCGACGGCGCCGCGCTCGCCACGTCCAGCTACGGCCCGCACTGGCGCAACCTCCGCCGCGTCGCCGCCGTGCAGCTGCTCTCCGCGCACCGCGTCGCCTGCATGTCGGGCGTCATCGCCGGCGAGGTGCGCGCCATGGCGCGCCGGCtgttccgcgccgccgccgcggcccccgGCGACGCCGCGCGGGTCCAGCTGAAGCGGAGGCTGTTCGAGCTCTCCCTCAGCGTGCTCATGGAGACCATCGCGCAGACCAAGGGGACCCGGTCGGAGGCCGACGCCGACACGGACATGTCCGTGGAGGCCCAGGAGTTCAAGAAGGTGGTGGACGAGATCATCCCCTACCTCGGCGCCGCCAACACGTGGGACTACCTGCCGGTGTTGCGGTGGTTCGACGTGTTCGGCGTGAGGAACAAGATCCTGGCCGCCGTGAGCAGGAGGGACGCCTTCCTGCATCGTCTCATCGACAACGAGCGCCGGAGGCTCGACGACGCCGGCGCCGAAGGCGACAAGAAGAGCATGATCGCCGTGCTCCTCAATCTCCAGAAGACGGAGCCGGAGGTGTACACCCATACCATGATCACGGCCCTCTGCGCG AATTTATTTGGGGCCGGAACGGAGACCACGTCGACGACGACGGAGTGGGCGATGTCGCTGCTGCTGAACCACCCGGAGGCGCTGAGGAAGGCGCAGGCCGAGATCGACGCAACCGTCGGAACcacccggctggtcaccgccgacGACGTGCCGCGGCTGGCCTACCTGCAGTGCATCGTGAGCGAGACGCTGCGACTGTACCCGGCGGCGCCGATGCTGCTGCCGCACCAGTCCTCAGCGGACTGCAAGGTCGGCGGCTACAACGTGCCGAGCGGCACGATGCTGATGGTGAACGCGTACGCCATCCACCGCGACCCGGCGGCATGGGAGCGGCCGCTGGAGTTCGTCCCGGAGCGGTTCGAGGGCGGGAAGGCCGAGGGGCGGTTCATGATCCCGTTCGGGATGGGCCGGCGGCGGTGCCCCGGGGAGACGCTGGCGCTGCGGACCATCGGCATGGTGCTGGCCACGCTGGTGCAGTGCTTCGACTGGGAGCGCGTGGACGGCGCGGAGGTGGACATGACGGAGGGCGGCGGGCTCACCATCCCCAAGGCCGTGCCGCTCGAGGCCGTGTGCAGGCCGCGCCCGGCCATGCGCGACGTGCTTCAGAGCCTCTGA